In a genomic window of Enterobacter asburiae:
- a CDS encoding ash family protein: MLRRASGYISMVGWTGASQDAPVSIKAGNANSVQSCHPGNWHFSGRVLIT, translated from the coding sequence GTTGCGCCGTGCGTCTGGCTACATTTCAATGGTGGGCTGGACGGGGGCGTCGCAAGACGCGCCGGTGTCCATTAAGGCCGGTAATGCCAACTCCGTTCAGTCCTGCCACCCGGGAAATTGGCATTTCTCTGGCAGGGTCTTAATCACTTAA